A window of the Macrobrachium rosenbergii isolate ZJJX-2024 chromosome 13, ASM4041242v1, whole genome shotgun sequence genome harbors these coding sequences:
- the LOC136845023 gene encoding streptococcal hemagglutinin-like isoform X1 — MATWVSSVVLSLAVASTLSFPRPHEYKIPDVGQGSRAQYYILHSDGTYKYGYDSGDGTYEQAMAQAPGEVSGAFGYKDPTGANIKLEYTADDRGFIPHGVHHPAHPENQFGLRLNETPSVDIRAATPHTQRMAVESNATSNEAVTVESNATSDEAVTVASNATSNNAVSPANVPAEPALIQSSAGDDGSYSFSYKTASSSRSESADAQNSVTGKYSIVGDDGINHGISYTAGSETGYIAEGDSLPRGPVVPGAESGIPTGRILPVLSEDEANGLATDIVAPQTSIVSSGVDVSGSGASGEASVTAKLAVPSEETHTAGATEAAGENHVADTVPIKEPHTFSVKDDTVPIQDSYRSSVPGDGSYSFSYHTSSSSRSESSDAHNSLTGHYSFISEDGVNRNFNYTAGSETGYIVDGDSLPIGPSVPGAESGKPTGQILPVLSEEEANALALDTSHIASQTPLASSSVTNQTPSVSHPENQFGLRIKETPSVDIRAETPHTQHMAVESYATSNEAVTVASSATSNDAVSPANVPAEPAIIQSSAGDDGSYSFSYKTASSSRSESADAQNSVTGKYSIVGDDGINHGISYTAGSETGYIAEGDSLPRGPVVPGAESGIPTGRILPVLSEDEANGLATDIVAPQTSIVSSGVDVSGSGAPGEASVTAKLAVPSEETHTAGATEAAGENHVADDTVPIKEPHTISVKDDTVPIQDSYRSSVPGDGSYSFSYHTSSSSRSESSDAHNSLTGHYSFISEDGVNRNFNYTAGSETGYIVDGDSLPIGPSVPGAESGKPTGQILLSFLKKKPMPLLRTLLTLPHKHH; from the exons ATGGCGACGTGGGTTAGCTCT GTGGTGTTGTCCCTGGCGGTGGCTAGCACCCTGAGTTTTCCACGGCCACATGAGTACAAGATACCTGATGTGGGACAGGGCTCTCGGGCCCAGTATTACATACTTCATTCGGATGGTACTTATAAATATGGCTACGACTCTGGCGATGGTACCTATGAACAGGCAATGGCACAGGCTCCAGGAGAAGTTTCAGGGGCATTTGGTTACAAAGATCCTACAGGAGCTAATATCAAACTGGAATATACAGCTGATGACCGAGGATTCATTCCACATGGTGTTCATCATCCTGCGCATCCTGAAAATCAATTTGGCCTCAGACTAAACGAAACACCTAGTGTTGATATCCGAGCAGCGACGCCACACACTCAACGTATGGCTGTAGAAAGTAATGCTACTTCTAATGAAGCTGTGACTGTAGAAAGCAATGCTACTTCTGATGAAGCTGTGACCGTAGCAAGCAATGCTACTTCTAATAATGCTGTATCTCCAGCAAATGTTCCAGCAGAGCCTGCATTAATACAGAGTTCTGCTGGTGATGATGGCAGTTACAGCTTTTCCTATAAAACTGCTAGCAGTTCCCGTTCAGAATCTGCTGATGCCCAAAATTCAGTAACTGGAAAATACTCTATTGTTGGTGATGATGGAATCAACCACGGAATCAGCTACACTGCAGGATCTGAAACAGGTTATATTGCTGAAGGAGATTCACTTCCAAGAGGACCTGTTGTCCCTGGTGCTGAAAGTGGAATTCCAACTGGAAGGATTCTTCCAGTTCTTTCAGAAGACGAAGCCAATGGTCTTGCTACAGATATTGTTGCCCCACAGACATCAATAGTTTCATCTGGTGTTGATGTCTCTGGTTCTGGTGCTTCTGGGGAAGCCTCTGTCACTGCTAAACTTGCAGTCCCTTCTGAAGAAACTCATACTGCAGGTGCTACAGAAGCGGCTGGGGAAAACCATGTTGCTGATACAGTTCCCATAAAGGAACCACACACATTCTCTGTGAAAGATGATACAGTTCCAATACAAGACTCTTATAGAAGTTCTGTTCCTGGTGATGGTAGTTACAGTTTCTCTTATCATACATCAAGCAGCTCTCGGTCTGAATCTAGTGATGCCCATAATTCTCTTACAGGACActattctttcatttctgaagaTGGAGTTAATCGAAATTTTAATTACACTGCTGGTTCTGAGACTGGTTATATTGTTGATGGTGATTCTTTACCAATTGGTCCTTCTGTACCTGGTGCTGAGAGTGGCAAACCTACAGGACAAATTCTCCCTGTCCTTTCTGAAGAAGAAGCCAATGCCCTTGCTTTGGACACTTCTCACATTGCCTCACAAACACCATTAGCATCATCTAGTGTGACTAATCAAACACCCTCTGTGTCGCATCCTGAAAATCAATTTGGCCTCAGAATAAAGGAAACACCTAGTGTTGATATCCGAGCAGAGACGCCACACACTCAACATATGGCTGTAGAAAGTTATGCTACTTCTAATGAAGCTGTGACCGTAGCAAGCAGTGCTACTTCTAATGATGCTGTATCTCCAGCAAATGTTCCAGCAGAGCCTGCAATAATACAGAGTTCTGCTGGTGATGATGGCAGTTACAGCTTTTCCTATAAAACTGCTAGCAGTTCCCGTTCAGAATCTGCTGATGCCCAAAATTCAGTAACTGGAAAATACTCTATTGTTGGTGATGATGGAATCAACCATGGAATCAGCTACACTGCAGGATCTGAAACAGGTTATATTGCTGAAGGAGATTCACTTCCAAGAGGACCTGTAGTCCCTGGTGCTGAAAGTGGAATTCCAACTGGAAGGATTCTTCCAGTTCTTTCAGAAGACGAAGCCAATGGTCTTGCTACAGATATTGTTGCCCCTCAGACATCAATAGTTTCATCTGGTGTTGATGTCTCTGGTTCTGGTGCTCCTGGGGAAGCCTCTGTCACTGCTAAACTTGCAGTCCCTTCTGAAGAAACTCATACTGCAGGTGCTACAGAAGCAGCTGGGGAAAACCATGTCGCAGATGATACAGTTCCCATAAAGGAACCACACACAATCTCTGTGAAAGATGATACAGTTCCAATACAAGACTCTTATAGAAGTTCTGTTCCTGGTGATGGTAGTTACAGTTTCTCTTATCATACATCAAGCAGCTCTCGGTCTGAATCTAGTGATGCCCATAATTCTCTTACAGGACActattctttcatttctgaagaTGGCGTTAATCGAAATTTTAATTACACTGCTGGTTCTGAGACTGGTTATATTGTTGATGGTGATTCTTTACCAATTGGTCCTTCTGTACCTGGTGCTGAGAGTGGCAAACCTACAGGACAAATTCTCCTGTCCTTTCTGAAGAAGAAGCCAATGCCCTTGCTTCGGACACTTCTCACATTGCCTCACAAACACCATTAG
- the LOC136845023 gene encoding streptococcal hemagglutinin-like isoform X2, protein MAQAPGEVSGAFGYKDPTGANIKLEYTADDRGFIPHGVHHPAHPENQFGLRLNETPSVDIRAATPHTQRMAVESNATSNEAVTVESNATSDEAVTVASNATSNNAVSPANVPAEPALIQSSAGDDGSYSFSYKTASSSRSESADAQNSVTGKYSIVGDDGINHGISYTAGSETGYIAEGDSLPRGPVVPGAESGIPTGRILPVLSEDEANGLATDIVAPQTSIVSSGVDVSGSGASGEASVTAKLAVPSEETHTAGATEAAGENHVADTVPIKEPHTFSVKDDTVPIQDSYRSSVPGDGSYSFSYHTSSSSRSESSDAHNSLTGHYSFISEDGVNRNFNYTAGSETGYIVDGDSLPIGPSVPGAESGKPTGQILPVLSEEEANALALDTSHIASQTPLASSSVTNQTPSVSHPENQFGLRIKETPSVDIRAETPHTQHMAVESYATSNEAVTVASSATSNDAVSPANVPAEPAIIQSSAGDDGSYSFSYKTASSSRSESADAQNSVTGKYSIVGDDGINHGISYTAGSETGYIAEGDSLPRGPVVPGAESGIPTGRILPVLSEDEANGLATDIVAPQTSIVSSGVDVSGSGAPGEASVTAKLAVPSEETHTAGATEAAGENHVADDTVPIKEPHTISVKDDTVPIQDSYRSSVPGDGSYSFSYHTSSSSRSESSDAHNSLTGHYSFISEDGVNRNFNYTAGSETGYIVDGDSLPIGPSVPGAESGKPTGQILLSFLKKKPMPLLRTLLTLPHKHH, encoded by the coding sequence ATGGCACAGGCTCCAGGAGAAGTTTCAGGGGCATTTGGTTACAAAGATCCTACAGGAGCTAATATCAAACTGGAATATACAGCTGATGACCGAGGATTCATTCCACATGGTGTTCATCATCCTGCGCATCCTGAAAATCAATTTGGCCTCAGACTAAACGAAACACCTAGTGTTGATATCCGAGCAGCGACGCCACACACTCAACGTATGGCTGTAGAAAGTAATGCTACTTCTAATGAAGCTGTGACTGTAGAAAGCAATGCTACTTCTGATGAAGCTGTGACCGTAGCAAGCAATGCTACTTCTAATAATGCTGTATCTCCAGCAAATGTTCCAGCAGAGCCTGCATTAATACAGAGTTCTGCTGGTGATGATGGCAGTTACAGCTTTTCCTATAAAACTGCTAGCAGTTCCCGTTCAGAATCTGCTGATGCCCAAAATTCAGTAACTGGAAAATACTCTATTGTTGGTGATGATGGAATCAACCACGGAATCAGCTACACTGCAGGATCTGAAACAGGTTATATTGCTGAAGGAGATTCACTTCCAAGAGGACCTGTTGTCCCTGGTGCTGAAAGTGGAATTCCAACTGGAAGGATTCTTCCAGTTCTTTCAGAAGACGAAGCCAATGGTCTTGCTACAGATATTGTTGCCCCACAGACATCAATAGTTTCATCTGGTGTTGATGTCTCTGGTTCTGGTGCTTCTGGGGAAGCCTCTGTCACTGCTAAACTTGCAGTCCCTTCTGAAGAAACTCATACTGCAGGTGCTACAGAAGCGGCTGGGGAAAACCATGTTGCTGATACAGTTCCCATAAAGGAACCACACACATTCTCTGTGAAAGATGATACAGTTCCAATACAAGACTCTTATAGAAGTTCTGTTCCTGGTGATGGTAGTTACAGTTTCTCTTATCATACATCAAGCAGCTCTCGGTCTGAATCTAGTGATGCCCATAATTCTCTTACAGGACActattctttcatttctgaagaTGGAGTTAATCGAAATTTTAATTACACTGCTGGTTCTGAGACTGGTTATATTGTTGATGGTGATTCTTTACCAATTGGTCCTTCTGTACCTGGTGCTGAGAGTGGCAAACCTACAGGACAAATTCTCCCTGTCCTTTCTGAAGAAGAAGCCAATGCCCTTGCTTTGGACACTTCTCACATTGCCTCACAAACACCATTAGCATCATCTAGTGTGACTAATCAAACACCCTCTGTGTCGCATCCTGAAAATCAATTTGGCCTCAGAATAAAGGAAACACCTAGTGTTGATATCCGAGCAGAGACGCCACACACTCAACATATGGCTGTAGAAAGTTATGCTACTTCTAATGAAGCTGTGACCGTAGCAAGCAGTGCTACTTCTAATGATGCTGTATCTCCAGCAAATGTTCCAGCAGAGCCTGCAATAATACAGAGTTCTGCTGGTGATGATGGCAGTTACAGCTTTTCCTATAAAACTGCTAGCAGTTCCCGTTCAGAATCTGCTGATGCCCAAAATTCAGTAACTGGAAAATACTCTATTGTTGGTGATGATGGAATCAACCATGGAATCAGCTACACTGCAGGATCTGAAACAGGTTATATTGCTGAAGGAGATTCACTTCCAAGAGGACCTGTAGTCCCTGGTGCTGAAAGTGGAATTCCAACTGGAAGGATTCTTCCAGTTCTTTCAGAAGACGAAGCCAATGGTCTTGCTACAGATATTGTTGCCCCTCAGACATCAATAGTTTCATCTGGTGTTGATGTCTCTGGTTCTGGTGCTCCTGGGGAAGCCTCTGTCACTGCTAAACTTGCAGTCCCTTCTGAAGAAACTCATACTGCAGGTGCTACAGAAGCAGCTGGGGAAAACCATGTCGCAGATGATACAGTTCCCATAAAGGAACCACACACAATCTCTGTGAAAGATGATACAGTTCCAATACAAGACTCTTATAGAAGTTCTGTTCCTGGTGATGGTAGTTACAGTTTCTCTTATCATACATCAAGCAGCTCTCGGTCTGAATCTAGTGATGCCCATAATTCTCTTACAGGACActattctttcatttctgaagaTGGCGTTAATCGAAATTTTAATTACACTGCTGGTTCTGAGACTGGTTATATTGTTGATGGTGATTCTTTACCAATTGGTCCTTCTGTACCTGGTGCTGAGAGTGGCAAACCTACAGGACAAATTCTCCTGTCCTTTCTGAAGAAGAAGCCAATGCCCTTGCTTCGGACACTTCTCACATTGCCTCACAAACACCATTAG
- the LOC136844558 gene encoding serine-rich adhesin for platelets-like produces the protein MAVESYATSNEAQSNATSNDAVSPANVPAEPAIIQSSAGDDGSYSFSYKTASSSRSESADAQNSVAGKYSIVGDDGINHGISYTAGSETGYIAEGDSLPRGPVVPGAESGIPTGRILPVLSEDEASGLATDIVAPQTSTVSSGVDVSGSGASGEAPVTTKLAVPSEETHTAGATEAAGENHVTDDTVPIKEPHTISVKDDTVPIQDSYRSSVPVDGSYSFSYHTSSSSRSESSDAHNSLTGQYSFISKDGINRNFNYTAGSETGYIVDGDSLPIGPPVPGAESGKPTGQILPVLSEEEANALASDTSHLASQTPLASSSVTDQAPSKLQHARDDTDTNSVQNGSSSDASYFFRYDVGDSARSEIADKDLNIKGNYRFDVPGGKRYTVRYIAGSDIGFVVNVSEESPPSGVIIQSDSTFAPPKEVPATTEDVASSEESNVQSVTSCNDAVPADDNDDTASTEEPDIPDAKVPKPNEESYVSSFPGDGSYSFSYHTSDSSRFESADAYNSVTGQYSFTADDGINRKINYTAGSETGFITEGDSLPVGPSVPGAENGIPTGRIRPILSKEESNTLGSVHNAGYTDPILKSKENPNAVEKANPDRNIAGYYTSVDQNGTEHRIIHIAGQDTNSIPRGYLSPNPKKDAADATTAHSGTLVHSAPSAGESQSNGGGSSSTTSPPEHPKSSPAAPTESLSNGHSSRIVGDVLLHQYDPANRDKYGYAYTAVN, from the exons ATGGCTGTAGAAAGTTATGCTACTTCTAATGAAGCT CAAAGCAATGCTACTTCTAATGATGCTGTATCTCCAGCAAATGTTCCAGCAGAGCCTGCAATAATACAGAGTTCTGCTGGTGATGATGGCAGTTACAGCTTTTCCTATAAAACTGCTAGCAGTTCCCGTTCAGAATCTGCTGATGCCCAAAATTCAGTAGCTGGAAAATACTCTATTGTTGGTGATGATGGAATCAACCACGGAATCAGCTACACTGCAGGATCTGAAACAGGTTATATTGCTGAAGGAGATTCACTTCCAAGAGGACCTGTAGTCCCTGGTGCTGAAAGTGGAATTCCAACTGGAAGGATTCTTCCAGTTCTTTCAGAAGACGAAGCCAGTGGTCTTGCTACAGATATTGTTGCCCCTCAGACATCAACAGTTTCATCTGGTGTTGATGTTTCTGGTTCTGGTGCTTCTGGAGAAGCCCCTGTCACTACTAAACTTGCAGTCCCTTCTGAAGAAACTCATACTGCAGGTGCTACAGAAGCAGCTGGGGAAAACCATGTCACTGATGATACAGTTCCCATAAAGGAACCACATACAATCTCTGTGAAAGATGACACAGTTCCAATACAAGACTCTTACAGAAGTTCTGTTCCTGTTGATGGTAGTTACAGTTTCTCTTATCATACATCAAGCAGCTCTCGGTCTGAATCTAGTGATGCCCATAATTCTCTTACAGGAcagtattctttcatttctaaaGATGGAATTAATAGAAATTTTAATTACACTGCTGGTTCTGAGACTGGTTATATTGTTGATGGTGATTCTTTACCAATTGGTCCTCCTGTACCTGGTGCTGAGAGTGGCAAACCTACAGGACAAATTCTCCCTGTCCTTTCTGAAGAAGAAGCCAATGCCCTAGCTTCAGACACTTCTCACCTTGCCTCACAAACACCATTAGCATCATCTAGCGTGACTGATCAAGCACCCTCAAAGTTGCAGCATGCAAGGGATGATACAGACACTAATTCTGTACAAAATGGCTCTTCCTCAGATGCCTCCTACTTCTTCAGATATGATGTTGGAGATAGTGCCAGATCTGAAATTGCTGATAAAGACTTAAATATTAAGGGAAATTACAGGTTTGATGTCCCTGGAGGAAAGAGATACACTGTACGCTACATAGCAGGATCAGACATCGGTTTTGTCGTAAATGTTAGTGAAGAATCCCCACCTTCAGGTGTTATAATCCAATCTGATTCTACTTTTGCCCCTCCTAAAGAAGTTCCAGCCACCACTGAAGATGTAGCTTCTTCTGAAGAATCTAATGTACAAAGTGTGACTTCTTGTAATGATGCAGTTCCAGCTGATGATAACGATGATACTGCATCCACTGAAGAGCCTGATATTCCTGATGCTAAAGTGCCCAAGCCCAATGAAGAATCTTATGTAAGCTCTTTTCCTGGAGATGGCAGTTACAGCTTCTCTTATCATACCTCGGACAGCTCCCGTTTTGAATCAGCTGATGCTTACAATTCTGTTACTGGGCAATATTCATTCACCGCCGATGATGGAATCAATCGTAAGATTAATTACACTGCTGGATCTGAGACTGGTTTTATCACTGAAGGTGATTCTTTACCTGTTGGTCCTTCAGTTCCTGGTGCAGAGAATGGTATTCCTACTGGACGTATTCGTCCTATTCTTTCCAAAGAGGAGTCTAATACTCTTGGAAGTGTACACAATGCTGGTTACACCGATCCCATACTCAAATCAAAAGAAAACCCTAACGCAGTAGAAAAGGCTAATCCAGATAGAAACATTGCTGGCTACTATACTTCAGTGGACCAAAATGGAACTGAACACAGAATAATTCACATAGCAGGCCAAGATACTAACTCTATTCCTAGAGGATATCTCAGTCCAAACCCTAAAAAAGATGCTGCTGATGCAACCACTGCTCACTCAGGTACACTGGTTCACTCTGCTCCCTCAGCTGGAGAAAGTCAGTCGAACGGTGGCGGCAGCAGCAGCACTACTTCTCCACCCGAACACCCAAAGTCATCACCTGCAGCTCCTACAGAATCTTTGTCGAATGGTCACTCCAGTCGCATTGTTGGTGATGTCCTCCTTCACCAGTACGACCCCGCAAACAGAGACAAATATGGCTACGCGTACACTGCTGTTAACTGA